The following are encoded in a window of Nibricoccus aquaticus genomic DNA:
- a CDS encoding glycosyltransferase — translation MRPVLVNGLGCYEAGSRLVLRELLKSAPAGAHLWVILPSGNRADLLAGAAVIHGIPLNHRVFGRWLRPLFELSLYLLGALGVFRRIVNVSNYGWCAPRWTPTVLYCHNALLVEGGQDEWSGKGGRPNWFKRWCLDSCLKRAEKVVVQTEHMAVRMSAYAARRGLGAAPIEVARPLPSFPETVKSVEKIFAFQFFYPASSFPHKRVELAVQAAILANREDSRVGLVLTGELPKRASCVRELGAISHETVMAHFAVSDALLFTSNQETLALPLLEAMHHGLPAVLPELPYAQDIYGEAALYFKSDEPREIAEAMMACVRESEKRRVRVTARREGEWNRRDSWSEHWNKFGVI, via the coding sequence ATGCGCCCGGTGTTAGTAAATGGACTTGGTTGCTATGAGGCTGGCTCGCGGCTGGTGCTTCGTGAGTTGCTCAAGTCAGCCCCGGCGGGTGCTCACCTTTGGGTGATATTGCCCAGCGGAAACCGGGCGGATCTACTGGCAGGTGCGGCCGTGATTCACGGAATACCGCTCAATCATCGTGTATTTGGACGGTGGTTGAGGCCGTTGTTTGAACTGTCGCTTTATTTGCTAGGGGCGCTGGGTGTCTTCAGGCGGATTGTTAATGTCTCAAACTACGGTTGGTGCGCGCCCCGTTGGACGCCGACAGTGCTCTATTGTCACAACGCGCTTCTGGTCGAGGGTGGGCAGGATGAGTGGTCTGGAAAAGGTGGGCGTCCCAATTGGTTCAAGCGCTGGTGCCTCGATTCCTGTTTAAAGCGTGCCGAGAAGGTTGTCGTACAGACTGAGCACATGGCGGTTCGGATGAGTGCATACGCCGCACGTCGTGGGTTGGGGGCGGCGCCCATTGAGGTCGCTCGCCCGCTCCCGAGTTTTCCAGAGACGGTGAAATCCGTGGAAAAAATTTTCGCATTTCAGTTTTTTTATCCGGCGAGTTCGTTCCCTCATAAGCGTGTGGAGCTGGCGGTGCAGGCTGCGATCCTGGCCAACCGCGAAGATTCACGTGTTGGCTTGGTGCTTACCGGTGAGTTGCCCAAGCGGGCTTCTTGTGTGCGCGAGCTTGGTGCGATTTCGCATGAAACAGTGATGGCGCATTTTGCGGTGTCCGATGCGCTTCTGTTCACTTCGAATCAAGAGACGCTCGCGTTGCCGTTGCTTGAGGCGATGCATCACGGACTTCCTGCGGTGCTCCCTGAATTGCCGTACGCGCAGGACATTTATGGAGAGGCTGCTTTATATTTCAAAAGCGATGAACCGCGGGAGATCGCGGAGGCCATGATGGCCTGTGTTCGCGAATCTGAGAAGAGGCGCGTCCGCGTGACCGCCCGGCGGGAAGGGGAGTGGAATCGTCGGGACTCGTGGTCTGAACACTGGAATAAATTCGGCGTGATATGA
- a CDS encoding acyltransferase, producing MWYDRFASTRGADPLLALRWMWYRAAGPYLRGWWYRVWNFRHTSGPLFIGRGTSVWFPEKIRFGKWVFLGRYSLFNGLCKGGVTIGDRVTLAEGFWVQGTAHLNNPGDTLVIEDHVYIGPGAVIGFHGPVRIGSGTAIGAKLQISAQSHDLSVLDGISTATVPSKGITIGRHCWIGNDVKILDGVEIGEHAVIGAGSVVTRSIPARSVAHGSPCRVVRTR from the coding sequence ATGTGGTATGACCGCTTCGCCAGCACTCGTGGAGCCGATCCCCTGCTGGCGCTTCGCTGGATGTGGTATCGCGCGGCCGGGCCGTATTTGCGCGGCTGGTGGTATCGTGTCTGGAATTTCCGTCATACATCAGGCCCGCTTTTTATCGGGCGCGGAACGAGCGTGTGGTTTCCTGAAAAAATCCGCTTTGGTAAATGGGTTTTTCTAGGCCGCTACAGTCTATTCAACGGCCTTTGCAAAGGTGGCGTGACGATCGGCGACCGCGTAACGCTTGCCGAAGGGTTTTGGGTGCAAGGCACGGCGCATCTGAACAATCCTGGCGATACCTTGGTGATTGAGGACCATGTCTACATTGGCCCCGGAGCGGTGATCGGTTTTCACGGGCCGGTGCGAATCGGAAGCGGCACCGCAATCGGCGCCAAATTGCAGATCTCGGCGCAAAGCCATGATCTTTCGGTGCTGGATGGAATCTCCACGGCCACCGTTCCCAGCAAAGGGATTACGATCGGCCGTCATTGCTGGATAGGAAACGACGTGAAGATACTCGATGGCGTGGAGATTGGAGAACACGCCGTGATTGGTGCTGGCAGTGTCGTGACTCGCTCAATCCCGGCGCGCTCGGTTGCTCATGGTTCGCCGTGCCGGGTGGTGCGGACTCGCTGA
- a CDS encoding O-antigen ligase family protein, with the protein MMPVAFVGACLWPTTRRYIIAHWREALLLLAFPVIGLVWDLLSHTPPGLYLRGLSRNLVFGVCAVVMMAMASRLSRAKMLVVFLALAAAVPIAAIIQTPFEVTSVMIFVKYFGGWSMTFWLMLVIARLVSPMTAGIIMMPLGLTIALALSYRSLGGVLVLAGLFAVSAHLWKRMPRGGVIACVMVLPVVIAAIAISIFQGDYVPEQLRSDWDYSNFQRLDMAVDAWRGFCDSPLWGSGSWAHAVRYTDVSQPGILVGVHSFILQFAFEYGVFGLLFGCWLLWLAVGGTVDFLQSNHPEDIRWMPMLLLVMLNLVYAILMSPMGGYERILAGTALGISLAQIHRRRAFVVQ; encoded by the coding sequence ATGATGCCGGTAGCATTTGTCGGAGCGTGCTTATGGCCCACAACGCGACGCTACATTATAGCTCACTGGCGCGAAGCATTGTTGCTGCTGGCTTTTCCAGTCATCGGTCTCGTTTGGGATTTGTTGAGTCACACGCCGCCAGGGCTCTATCTGCGCGGGCTCTCCAGGAATCTGGTCTTTGGCGTTTGTGCGGTCGTGATGATGGCGATGGCCAGCCGGTTATCGCGGGCGAAAATGCTGGTCGTTTTTCTGGCCCTGGCGGCGGCGGTGCCGATTGCGGCAATTATTCAGACGCCCTTCGAAGTCACCTCAGTCATGATATTCGTGAAATATTTCGGCGGATGGTCCATGACGTTCTGGTTGATGCTGGTGATTGCACGATTGGTTTCGCCGATGACTGCGGGCATCATCATGATGCCATTGGGCCTGACGATCGCGCTGGCCCTTTCATATCGCAGTCTAGGTGGAGTGCTCGTCCTGGCGGGGTTGTTCGCGGTGTCTGCGCATTTATGGAAAAGGATGCCGCGCGGTGGCGTGATCGCGTGCGTCATGGTGCTGCCAGTCGTCATTGCGGCGATCGCGATCAGTATTTTTCAAGGCGACTACGTTCCCGAGCAGCTGCGCAGCGACTGGGATTACTCCAATTTTCAACGTCTCGACATGGCGGTGGATGCCTGGCGGGGTTTTTGCGATTCGCCGCTTTGGGGGAGTGGTAGCTGGGCGCATGCGGTGCGATACACCGATGTGTCGCAGCCGGGCATACTCGTCGGCGTGCATTCATTTATTCTCCAGTTCGCTTTCGAGTATGGAGTGTTTGGCCTGTTGTTCGGTTGCTGGCTTCTCTGGCTGGCTGTGGGGGGAACCGTGGATTTCCTCCAGTCGAATCATCCTGAGGACATTCGCTGGATGCCGATGCTGCTGCTTGTGATGCTGAATCTCGTCTATGCTATCTTGATGAGTCCGATGGGGGGGTATGAGCGTATCCTAGCAGGAACTGCTTTGGGCATATCACTGGCGCAGATTCATAGACGGAGAGCTTTCGTCGTCCAATGA
- a CDS encoding lipopolysaccharide biosynthesis protein codes for MSLTSPTEVAANRRETALWQGAGASVVAKAVSALCQLAQVPVAIGYLGNELFGLWMTLVGALAMMAFADLGIGAGVQNEAAVHFGKDRADDAQRTGVNGLAVLGLSGVGLAAVLIIGSVCLPWARWIGVPDPEIEAEAHSGLLVLIILFCANLPLTVLARLAYGLQLGWLANVWYAAINMLTLAVVLAASGGRVGFAGFVAAAAAPSVIGHVALGVHLFRKMGWRIFDMPRPDATGMARLFKQGLPFTLPQLGALALSAMPPVLISATLGPAMVTPWSLCQRLLGLFSVLQHVILTQLWPAFSEAHARGDYDWMRRAYRRSVMGTGLLIVLPQITFVVWGGPAILIWSHESVLIAPALALVFGLQAATFSFGQVPVYLLNSLGRLRGQTAYGLIAVGLALGGIWWGLPRYGLIAGPMALLLAWCVIFLPFSYREASRTLRTVARHD; via the coding sequence ATGTCGTTAACGTCGCCTACCGAAGTCGCCGCGAACCGCCGCGAAACTGCTCTATGGCAGGGAGCGGGTGCATCGGTTGTCGCGAAGGCCGTAAGTGCTCTCTGTCAGCTCGCGCAGGTGCCGGTGGCGATCGGATATCTGGGGAATGAGCTCTTTGGTCTTTGGATGACGCTGGTGGGGGCGCTGGCGATGATGGCGTTTGCGGATTTGGGAATAGGCGCAGGTGTGCAGAATGAGGCGGCGGTGCACTTCGGAAAAGATCGTGCAGACGATGCACAAAGGACCGGGGTGAATGGGCTGGCCGTGCTTGGGCTGTCAGGAGTGGGACTGGCGGCGGTGTTGATTATCGGCAGCGTTTGCCTGCCGTGGGCGCGCTGGATTGGAGTGCCCGATCCTGAGATCGAGGCTGAGGCGCATTCGGGCCTGTTAGTGCTGATTATTTTATTTTGCGCGAATTTGCCGCTGACGGTGCTGGCGCGGCTGGCTTACGGTCTGCAACTGGGCTGGCTGGCGAACGTGTGGTACGCGGCGATTAACATGCTCACTCTGGCCGTCGTGCTCGCGGCGAGTGGCGGGCGGGTGGGCTTCGCGGGGTTCGTGGCGGCGGCAGCGGCACCCTCAGTCATCGGACACGTTGCGCTCGGGGTTCATCTATTTAGAAAAATGGGGTGGCGGATTTTTGATATGCCGCGTCCGGACGCGACAGGGATGGCGCGATTGTTCAAACAAGGGCTACCGTTTACGCTGCCTCAACTGGGGGCGCTGGCATTGAGTGCGATGCCGCCTGTTTTGATTTCGGCGACGCTTGGGCCGGCAATGGTGACACCGTGGTCTCTTTGTCAGCGATTACTTGGGCTTTTTAGTGTGCTCCAACATGTGATCCTCACTCAGCTATGGCCGGCATTTTCCGAAGCCCATGCGAGAGGTGATTATGACTGGATGCGCAGAGCATACAGGCGTTCTGTGATGGGCACAGGTCTGTTGATTGTACTACCTCAAATCACGTTTGTTGTGTGGGGTGGTCCAGCGATTCTTATTTGGAGCCATGAGAGTGTTTTGATCGCTCCTGCGCTTGCGTTGGTCTTTGGGCTACAAGCAGCGACCTTTAGTTTCGGGCAGGTGCCGGTTTATTTGCTCAACAGCTTGGGCCGCTTGCGCGGGCAAACTGCTTACGGGCTTATCGCGGTTGGCTTGGCACTTGGGGGGATTTGGTGGGGACTGCCGCGATACGGATTGATCGCGGGACCAATGGCGCTGCTGCTGGCCTGGTGTGTGATTTTTTTGCCGTTTAGTTATCGCGAGGCCAGCCGGACTTTGCGAACCGTTGCGCGCCATGATTGA
- a CDS encoding ExbD/TolR family protein, protein MSLRTKRRHRPELPLVPLIDVLVMLVLFSFVTMRFATNQTLNITLPKVDTAGKNQFKGTVVIGIAQDGTISFNEKVATKEQLMKLLLEVKKIDRDIPVLIRADEMTPLKELTFVMDACRNTGLNKFSLQSR, encoded by the coding sequence ATGAGTCTGCGCACCAAACGCCGCCACCGGCCGGAGCTGCCGCTGGTGCCGCTGATCGATGTGCTCGTGATGCTGGTGCTGTTTTCGTTTGTGACGATGCGCTTCGCGACGAACCAGACGCTGAACATCACGCTGCCCAAAGTGGATACTGCGGGCAAAAACCAGTTCAAGGGGACGGTCGTCATCGGCATCGCGCAGGACGGGACGATCTCTTTCAATGAGAAGGTCGCCACCAAGGAGCAGTTGATGAAGCTGTTACTCGAGGTGAAGAAGATCGACCGCGACATTCCGGTGCTGATCCGGGCTGACGAGATGACGCCGCTCAAGGAGCTGACGTTTGTCATGGATGCCTGCCGGAATACGGGGCTGAACAAGTTCAGTCTGCAATCGAGGTGA
- a CDS encoding MotA/TolQ/ExbB proton channel family protein, whose amino-acid sequence MAIFIICERAVALRGDAIMPADLTDSVLQGKPLAGGPHSALGRIIQFSEKHPGDDDGAKAYARLEVIKMERGVSYLDMIYTGAPLIGLIGTVFGLLSAFAVIDPDTKMPDPAKFTESVGYALSATLIGLVVALVALVGNGYLQRRIDSQAARLDVLLERILSRAGKSRGQTAGKELLS is encoded by the coding sequence GTGGCGATCTTCATCATTTGTGAGCGCGCGGTGGCGCTGCGAGGCGATGCGATCATGCCGGCCGATCTGACGGACTCGGTTTTGCAGGGGAAGCCGCTGGCGGGCGGGCCGCATTCGGCGCTCGGGCGGATCATCCAGTTTTCTGAAAAACATCCGGGCGATGACGACGGTGCGAAGGCGTACGCGCGACTTGAGGTGATCAAGATGGAGCGCGGGGTGAGTTATCTGGACATGATTTATACGGGTGCGCCGCTGATCGGGCTGATCGGAACGGTGTTTGGGTTGTTGTCGGCTTTCGCGGTGATCGATCCGGACACGAAGATGCCGGACCCGGCGAAGTTCACCGAGAGCGTGGGTTATGCGCTGTCGGCAACGTTGATCGGCCTGGTCGTGGCGCTGGTCGCGCTGGTGGGGAATGGTTATTTGCAGCGGCGCATTGATAGCCAGGCGGCGCGGCTGGACGTGCTGCTCGAGCGAATCCTTTCGCGCGCAGGCAAGTCGCGTGGGCAGACGGCGGGCAAAGAACTGCTCTCATGA
- a CDS encoding quinone-dependent dihydroorotate dehydrogenase: MNFLYEKVVRPVLFKMDSEHAHERGVAAMALLGRLTPVCRILERLSRLPAAAKPVEAFGLKFPNAVGLAAGFDKNARAWPAAAALGFGHVEIGTVTALGQPGNPKPRMFRYPAEEAVINRMGFNNEGCEAVAARLAKQPGVGKRRIPLGVNLGKSKVADLDQAVADYLTSFAKLADYADYLVLNVSSPNTPDLRKLQDEERLRELLGAITSANRERAALPGKVRVPVLLKIAPDLSFRQIDAVLTAIAEFGLDGIIATNTTLARPGYFASVNEAGGLSGVPVRKRSTEIVRYIALATGGTLPIIGVGGITDEASAGEKLDAGATLVQVYSGMIYRGPFFARDLAHGLSERQLSAVACG; this comes from the coding sequence ATGAATTTTCTCTACGAGAAGGTTGTCCGCCCGGTGTTGTTCAAGATGGATTCAGAGCACGCGCACGAGCGTGGCGTGGCGGCGATGGCGCTGCTGGGGCGGCTGACGCCGGTGTGCCGGATATTGGAGCGGCTGAGCCGGCTGCCGGCGGCGGCGAAACCGGTGGAGGCGTTTGGGCTGAAATTTCCTAATGCGGTGGGGCTGGCGGCGGGCTTCGATAAGAATGCGCGCGCGTGGCCGGCGGCGGCGGCGCTGGGCTTCGGCCATGTGGAGATCGGCACAGTGACGGCGCTGGGGCAGCCGGGAAATCCGAAGCCGCGGATGTTTCGCTATCCGGCGGAGGAGGCGGTGATCAACCGGATGGGTTTTAATAATGAAGGCTGCGAGGCGGTGGCGGCGCGACTCGCGAAACAGCCGGGCGTGGGAAAGCGGCGCATCCCGCTTGGAGTGAATCTCGGGAAGTCGAAGGTGGCTGATCTCGATCAGGCGGTGGCGGACTATCTGACGAGTTTCGCGAAGCTGGCGGATTATGCGGATTATCTCGTGCTCAATGTGAGCAGCCCGAACACGCCGGATCTGCGGAAACTCCAGGACGAGGAACGACTGCGGGAACTCCTCGGGGCGATCACCTCGGCGAATCGCGAGCGGGCGGCGCTGCCGGGCAAGGTGCGCGTGCCGGTGCTGCTGAAGATCGCGCCGGATTTGAGCTTCCGCCAGATCGACGCAGTGCTGACGGCGATCGCGGAGTTCGGGCTCGATGGGATCATCGCGACGAACACGACGCTCGCCCGGCCGGGGTATTTCGCATCGGTGAACGAGGCGGGCGGATTGAGCGGGGTGCCTGTGCGGAAGCGGTCGACGGAGATCGTGCGGTACATCGCGTTGGCGACGGGTGGGACGCTGCCGATCATCGGGGTGGGCGGCATCACGGATGAGGCGAGTGCGGGCGAGAAACTCGATGCGGGCGCGACGCTGGTACAGGTTTATTCGGGCATGATCTATCGCGGACCGTTTTTTGCGCGCGATCTGGCGCATGGGTTGAGCGAGCGGCAGCTGAGCGCGGTGGCGTGCGGCTGA
- a CDS encoding polysaccharide biosynthesis/export family protein, which translates to MLIASRLRLPALLLIAACALLAGCETTPANTAGNLKLPDTAAIASLRPGDSLVITLQGVPDPSSNPVQIDDQGLVTLPFIGAVSTTGTTTATLSQRIRETYLTKKIYTTVDVSVAVTERYIYVGGEVIRPGRIIWTPDLTVTKAIQAAGGFSLYAKENRLSLVRDRVAHPVNATAAEKNPAEDPRLMPGDSIQVPKSAF; encoded by the coding sequence ATGCTTATCGCTTCCCGGCTGCGCCTCCCCGCGCTCTTGTTGATCGCCGCCTGCGCCTTACTCGCAGGCTGCGAAACGACACCCGCCAACACCGCCGGAAACCTGAAGCTCCCCGACACCGCCGCGATCGCGTCCCTGCGCCCCGGTGACAGCCTCGTGATCACACTCCAAGGCGTCCCAGACCCCAGCAGCAACCCCGTGCAGATCGACGACCAGGGCCTCGTCACTCTCCCTTTCATCGGCGCCGTGTCCACGACCGGAACGACCACCGCCACCCTCTCGCAACGCATCCGTGAGACCTACCTCACGAAAAAAATCTACACCACGGTCGATGTCTCCGTCGCCGTGACCGAGCGCTACATCTACGTCGGCGGCGAAGTCATCCGCCCCGGCCGCATCATCTGGACCCCCGACCTCACCGTCACCAAAGCCATCCAAGCCGCCGGCGGCTTCAGCCTCTACGCCAAAGAAAACCGCCTCAGCCTCGTCCGCGACCGCGTCGCCCATCCCGTCAACGCAACTGCCGCGGAAAAAAATCCCGCCGAGGATCCGCGCCTGATGCCCGGCGACTCCATACAGGTCCCGAAGTCCGCCTTCTGA
- a CDS encoding GNAT family N-acetyltransferase — MIKATFSLRSYVGDDYRTVAEVYRDAVETLARSAYSEEQVRMWASYPASGGDFEERLARGGVIVAEVGGAVVAFGQLEPVDHVAFLYCQGAFARRGLASAIYAEMEMRARAAGAKELRTEASRISRLFFERQGFAVTEVEQSVRLGVTFERFKMRKVLG, encoded by the coding sequence GTGATAAAAGCGACGTTTTCTCTTCGGAGTTATGTGGGTGATGACTATCGGACGGTAGCGGAGGTTTACCGCGATGCGGTGGAGACGTTGGCCAGATCGGCGTATAGCGAAGAGCAGGTGCGGATGTGGGCGTCTTATCCGGCGAGCGGTGGAGATTTCGAAGAACGACTGGCTCGAGGTGGCGTGATCGTGGCGGAGGTGGGCGGAGCGGTTGTGGCTTTTGGGCAGCTGGAGCCGGTGGATCACGTGGCGTTTCTCTACTGCCAAGGTGCCTTTGCACGGCGCGGGCTGGCGTCGGCGATTTATGCGGAGATGGAAATGCGGGCGAGGGCGGCGGGAGCGAAGGAATTGCGGACCGAGGCGAGCCGGATCAGCCGTCTGTTTTTCGAGCGGCAGGGATTTGCGGTGACGGAAGTCGAGCAGTCGGTGCGGCTCGGAGTGACGTTCGAGCGATTCAAGATGCGGAAGGTGCTGGGCTGA
- the hemB gene encoding porphobilinogen synthase — protein sequence MADSFKLDLAVRPRRLRRNASVRALVEETVLRPADFIAPLFVVDGKGAPEPIGSMPGVSRLNIVDLVKECRALAKLGVPAVALFPKLDANYKDDSGSAALHEDALILRAVRAVKKALPELVVMTDIALDPYTTHGHDGLLTAEGKDVANDATVAVLVKMAVLHARAGVDFVAPSDMMDGRIGAIRAGLDAAGFTNTAIMAYSSKFASAYYGPFRDAVGSAKAAGTHALDKRTYQLNPANRREAVVEALLDEAEGADVLMVKPAGAYLDIIREVREATKKPLAAYQVSGEYAQIQAAAQLGWLDLARVRHESLLAIKRAGADMILTYFAKEMAAELGK from the coding sequence ATGGCCGACTCCTTCAAACTCGATCTTGCCGTTCGTCCCCGTCGTTTGCGTCGCAATGCTTCTGTGCGCGCTCTGGTTGAGGAGACTGTGCTGCGGCCGGCGGATTTTATCGCGCCGCTGTTTGTCGTGGACGGCAAAGGGGCCCCGGAGCCGATCGGGTCGATGCCGGGTGTGTCGCGGCTCAACATCGTCGATCTGGTGAAGGAATGCCGCGCGCTGGCGAAGCTCGGGGTGCCGGCGGTGGCGTTGTTTCCGAAGTTGGATGCCAACTACAAGGACGACAGCGGGTCGGCGGCGTTGCATGAGGACGCGTTGATTTTGCGCGCGGTGCGCGCGGTGAAGAAGGCGCTGCCGGAACTCGTCGTGATGACGGACATCGCGCTCGATCCGTACACGACGCACGGTCACGACGGTTTGCTGACGGCGGAAGGGAAAGACGTGGCGAACGATGCGACGGTGGCGGTACTGGTGAAGATGGCGGTGCTTCATGCGCGGGCGGGTGTGGATTTCGTGGCGCCGTCGGACATGATGGACGGGCGCATCGGCGCGATTCGTGCCGGGCTGGATGCGGCGGGTTTCACGAACACGGCGATCATGGCTTACTCGTCGAAGTTCGCCTCGGCTTATTACGGGCCGTTCCGCGATGCGGTCGGTAGTGCGAAGGCGGCGGGGACACACGCGCTGGATAAACGGACTTATCAGCTGAATCCGGCGAATCGGCGCGAGGCGGTTGTCGAGGCGTTGCTCGATGAAGCGGAAGGCGCTGATGTGTTGATGGTGAAACCGGCGGGCGCTTATCTGGACATCATCCGCGAGGTGCGCGAGGCGACGAAGAAACCACTCGCGGCGTATCAGGTTTCTGGTGAGTACGCGCAGATCCAGGCGGCGGCGCAGCTGGGCTGGCTCGATCTGGCGCGGGTGCGGCATGAGTCGTTGCTCGCGATCAAGCGTGCGGGGGCGGATATGATTTTGACGTACTTCGCGAAGGAGATGGCGGCGGAGTTGGGGAAGTGA
- the cysS gene encoding cysteine--tRNA ligase, with protein sequence MPITLHDSLTRQPKVLAPSHADGVFRFYNCGPTVYAPAHIGNFRTFVVNDVLRRLLELEFGPDKVKHVRNLTDVDDKTIRRAREENRPLAEVTKQWTDKFHADCDALNCLRPHVEPAATDPRYMREQVNMIEVLMEKGNAYRAADGSVYFKVSSFEGYGALSRVKERELQLGSALAGKSQAADADEKEDMSDFALWKAWKAEDGPNKWPGPRGASEGRPGWHIECSAMSKAILGDTIDLHTGGVDLLFPHHENEIAQSQCCNGTTFANHWYHSEHLLVDGKKMSKSLGNLYTLDDLKAKGVSPMALRYALLAGHPRKQLNFTLDQLHAAESALTRLGKFRSVLSRAARDATPQPVPNDFGFVLDALRDDLNTPSALGVLFKIINDGADLEAAHAASYLQSFDLILRVLGLSLLEGNAVPASAYGASFSASYANATAVKAAAPAEVTALAEKRWAAKAAKDFKAADALRAEITATGWTMLDRKDGYSLEPVKK encoded by the coding sequence ATGCCGATCACGCTCCACGACTCGCTGACCCGCCAGCCCAAGGTTCTCGCCCCCTCGCACGCCGACGGCGTCTTCCGCTTCTATAACTGCGGCCCGACTGTCTACGCCCCCGCCCACATCGGCAATTTCCGCACCTTCGTCGTCAACGACGTCCTCCGCCGCCTCCTCGAACTCGAGTTCGGCCCCGATAAAGTGAAACACGTCCGCAACCTCACCGACGTCGACGACAAGACCATCCGCCGCGCCCGCGAAGAAAACCGCCCGCTCGCCGAAGTCACCAAACAGTGGACCGACAAATTCCACGCCGACTGCGACGCCCTCAACTGCCTCCGCCCCCACGTCGAACCCGCCGCCACCGACCCGCGCTACATGCGCGAGCAGGTAAACATGATCGAGGTCTTGATGGAGAAAGGAAACGCCTACCGCGCCGCCGACGGCTCCGTGTATTTCAAAGTGTCCTCATTCGAGGGCTACGGCGCGCTCTCCCGCGTCAAGGAGCGCGAACTCCAGCTCGGCTCCGCCCTCGCCGGAAAATCGCAGGCCGCCGACGCCGACGAAAAAGAAGACATGTCCGACTTCGCGCTCTGGAAAGCCTGGAAAGCCGAAGACGGCCCCAACAAATGGCCCGGCCCGCGCGGCGCCAGCGAAGGCCGCCCCGGCTGGCACATCGAGTGCAGCGCCATGAGCAAAGCCATCCTCGGCGACACCATCGACCTCCACACCGGCGGCGTCGACCTGCTCTTCCCCCACCACGAAAACGAAATCGCCCAAAGCCAGTGCTGCAACGGCACGACCTTCGCGAACCACTGGTACCACAGCGAACACCTCCTCGTTGACGGCAAGAAGATGAGCAAATCGCTCGGCAACCTCTACACCCTCGACGACCTCAAAGCCAAAGGCGTGAGCCCCATGGCCCTCCGCTACGCCCTCCTCGCCGGCCACCCGCGCAAACAACTCAACTTCACCCTCGATCAACTCCACGCCGCCGAAAGCGCTCTAACAAGATTAGGTAAGTTTCGTTCAGTTCTTTCGCGAGCAGCTCGCGACGCCACTCCTCAACCCGTACCCAACGATTTCGGTTTTGTACTAGATGCGCTCAGAGACGACTTAAACACACCTTCAGCGTTGGGCGTTCTATTCAAAATCATCAATGATGGTGCCGATCTTGAAGCGGCGCATGCAGCATCCTACCTGCAATCATTCGATCTAATTTTAAGAGTGCTAGGGTTGTCTTTGCTGGAAGGTAACGCCGTTCCAGCCTCGGCATACGGAGCATCATTTTCGGCTTCTTACGCCAATGCCACAGCAGTGAAAGCCGCAGCCCCCGCCGAAGTCACCGCCCTCGCCGAAAAACGCTGGGCCGCCAAAGCCGCCAAAGACTTCAAAGCCGCCGACGCCCTCCGCGCCGAAATCACCGCCACCGGCTGGACCATGCTCGACCGCAAAGACGGCTACTCGCTCGAGCCTGTGAAAAAATAA